A region from the Leptospira ellinghausenii genome encodes:
- a CDS encoding sensor histidine kinase — protein sequence MAEIIVWLEFVISKIPLPILEVWGRFSFLLGSLVAVFAYTGFSFRNGKQFRISREVWTWNLKSFYFFLITFVSIFATGYLGSSIVLIPGAQTLESLKDLSVFLCLNFFGYPALLAVPFAYGLSDLIEGVPPDFLWDWLPGYFINPSLFWISYQMIGKSPNFSKVRIWIYYFIFVFLFLLLEPFLWGFLCSKQFGSEISYHTISSALIFTTGITWILAPMISFLLFPIVKKIGYFWAEIPFQVKEVSITEPRMVWVSSSNFGTSNEQYAEERTGISLQLFIVAPFVCLVLFLVGITSYVTLKNAEESAYHMVEILHKQWSKNIQLQLSELETNTGSISSNPILLQQLLDTSMVNTQGKVYLLDSHLTLISSLSNEPKSSRLLETLRVELKKQASDLHYPETHLSFSVVTKKPLSRENWNANVSRFEIPKERSTIYLVTLFPYSFYLSGVYTGNSESAMVFAWAILLSLILAVVLAELVTRPILRFSSASKSLAKGDWDFPVGESMIAELRGLSDAFRFMSRELKSSFERVSASQQMVMETNSNLEKIVNDRTVALMESNKNLLETIATKERILLDLHNAQNQLLLSEKLAALGQFAAGITHELNTPLGAISSSVRAMSEILKKDILLLPKFLETLNHEELDDFQTLLLLSVNFGDRSSGLMSRAEKKERMAQLKEKNISNPEDILDHLTSIGVTNWDSQIFSIIEKPRASFLLQNVVTLGSLYRLVYVVQSATEKASHVVNALKHYLYTDQSVVDSNSQHVNIPSELDSILTLYQAKIKKDVEIIKNYFTSDSCLADRDKLNQVWINLINNALQAMDYKGKIRISVTTESDYVLTSIKDNGKGIDPEIQDKVFLPFFTTKKHGEGIGLGLDICKQIVEKMNGKIDFISDPTGTEFRVYIPKVMEGTRV from the coding sequence ATGGCAGAGATCATCGTTTGGTTAGAATTTGTCATTTCCAAGATCCCACTACCAATCTTAGAAGTTTGGGGTCGATTTTCGTTTTTACTTGGTTCTCTCGTTGCAGTATTTGCTTATACTGGATTTAGCTTTCGGAATGGAAAACAATTCCGGATCTCGAGGGAAGTATGGACATGGAATCTCAAAAGTTTTTATTTTTTTCTCATCACCTTTGTCTCCATTTTTGCAACTGGTTATTTAGGTAGTTCCATTGTCCTCATCCCTGGAGCACAGACCTTAGAAAGTCTTAAGGATTTATCTGTTTTTTTATGCCTTAATTTTTTTGGTTACCCAGCCTTACTTGCAGTTCCGTTTGCATATGGTCTTTCTGATTTGATAGAAGGGGTTCCTCCAGATTTTTTATGGGACTGGTTACCTGGGTATTTCATTAATCCATCCTTGTTTTGGATCTCCTACCAAATGATTGGAAAGTCACCAAATTTTAGTAAGGTGAGAATTTGGATTTATTATTTTATATTTGTTTTTTTATTTTTATTACTCGAACCATTTTTATGGGGGTTTTTATGTTCCAAACAATTTGGATCTGAAATTTCCTATCATACCATTAGTTCAGCTCTCATTTTCACAACTGGAATCACTTGGATCCTCGCACCAATGATCAGTTTTTTGTTGTTTCCCATTGTTAAAAAAATTGGATACTTTTGGGCAGAGATCCCATTCCAAGTAAAGGAAGTTAGCATCACAGAACCAAGAATGGTTTGGGTATCATCATCGAATTTTGGGACTTCAAATGAACAATATGCGGAAGAGAGAACCGGGATATCTTTACAATTATTCATTGTGGCCCCATTTGTTTGTTTGGTTTTATTTTTAGTTGGGATTACATCGTATGTGACTTTAAAAAATGCAGAAGAATCTGCCTACCATATGGTTGAAATTTTACACAAACAATGGTCAAAAAACATTCAATTACAATTATCAGAATTGGAAACGAATACAGGATCCATAAGTTCCAATCCCATTCTACTCCAACAGTTATTGGATACTTCCATGGTCAATACCCAAGGAAAAGTGTATTTATTGGATTCTCACCTAACACTCATTTCAAGTTTGTCGAACGAACCAAAATCATCACGACTTCTAGAAACCTTACGAGTCGAATTAAAAAAACAAGCAAGTGACCTTCATTACCCAGAAACCCATTTGAGTTTTTCTGTTGTGACCAAAAAACCACTCTCCAGAGAAAATTGGAATGCCAATGTTTCGAGATTCGAAATCCCTAAAGAAAGGAGTACCATCTACCTTGTCACACTGTTCCCTTATTCCTTTTATTTGAGTGGAGTGTATACAGGGAATAGTGAGTCGGCAATGGTATTTGCTTGGGCAATTCTTTTAAGTCTTATCCTCGCTGTTGTTTTAGCAGAACTTGTCACAAGGCCGATTTTACGATTTTCTTCCGCTTCCAAATCACTGGCAAAGGGAGATTGGGATTTTCCTGTTGGTGAGAGTATGATTGCCGAACTCCGAGGACTTTCCGATGCCTTTCGTTTTATGTCGAGGGAATTAAAATCCAGTTTCGAAAGGGTGAGTGCAAGCCAACAGATGGTGATGGAAACCAATAGCAATTTGGAAAAAATCGTCAATGACCGGACAGTTGCTCTTATGGAAAGTAACAAGAATTTACTGGAGACCATTGCTACCAAAGAAAGGATATTACTCGATCTTCATAATGCCCAAAACCAGCTATTACTCAGTGAAAAATTAGCGGCACTTGGGCAATTTGCAGCAGGGATCACTCACGAATTGAATACCCCACTCGGTGCCATTTCTTCCAGTGTTCGTGCCATGTCGGAAATTTTAAAAAAAGATATCCTTCTCCTTCCGAAATTTTTAGAAACCCTAAATCATGAGGAGCTGGACGATTTTCAAACATTACTGTTGTTAAGTGTTAATTTCGGAGATAGAAGTTCTGGTCTTATGAGTCGTGCGGAAAAAAAGGAAAGGATGGCTCAACTTAAGGAAAAGAATATTTCCAATCCAGAAGATATACTCGACCATCTAACATCCATTGGTGTTACAAATTGGGATTCTCAAATCTTTTCTATCATAGAAAAACCAAGGGCGAGTTTTCTTTTACAAAACGTTGTGACTTTGGGAAGTTTGTATCGATTGGTATATGTGGTTCAATCTGCTACGGAAAAAGCCTCACATGTAGTGAACGCACTCAAACATTATTTGTATACTGACCAGTCCGTTGTCGACTCTAACTCCCAACATGTGAATATTCCTTCAGAATTGGATTCAATTTTAACTTTATACCAGGCAAAAATTAAAAAAGATGTGGAAATCATTAAGAACTATTTTACATCTGATTCTTGTTTGGCGGATCGTGATAAACTCAACCAAGTTTGGATCAATTTAATCAATAATGCTTTACAAGCAATGGATTATAAGGGTAAAATAAGAATTTCAGTCACAACCGAGTCAGATTATGTCCTAACATCGATTAAGGATAATGGAAAAGGAATTGATCCCGAAATCCAAGACAAAGTTTTTTTGCCTTTTTTTACGACAAAAAAACATGGAGAAGGGATTGGGCTTGGGCTTGACATTTGTAAACAAATCGTAGAAAAAATGAATGGAAAAATTGATTTTATTTCAGATCCTACTGGAACGGAATTCAGGGTGTACATACCAAAAGTAATGGAAGGGACAAGAGTTTGA
- a CDS encoding response regulator, with translation MNLSQIKNEKNAILCVDDEPILLLSLVQELKREIGGSYTYETAQNPEEAMEVIDDLCQSGVEVILILSDWLMPGMRGDEFLIKVHQKYPHIKSILISGHADRDAINRVKEEAKTYAIFSKPWNTKELLDAVRFCCNLT, from the coding sequence TTGAATTTATCGCAGATCAAAAACGAGAAAAATGCCATTCTATGTGTTGATGATGAACCAATCCTCCTTCTTTCTCTCGTACAAGAACTGAAAAGAGAGATCGGGGGCAGTTACACTTATGAAACGGCTCAAAACCCAGAAGAAGCCATGGAAGTGATCGATGACCTCTGCCAATCAGGTGTAGAAGTGATTCTCATTTTATCCGACTGGCTCATGCCAGGGATGCGGGGAGACGAATTTCTCATCAAAGTCCACCAAAAATACCCCCATATCAAATCTATCCTCATTTCTGGGCATGCAGACAGGGATGCGATCAACCGTGTGAAAGAAGAAGCCAAAACCTATGCGATTTTTTCCAAACCTTGGAATACCAAGGAACTTTTGGATGCAGTTCGTTTCTGTTGCAATTTGACCTAA
- a CDS encoding Smr/MutS family protein, with protein sequence MRTIYIRKLRFEEARTKLERELHEAFMDGETYVEILHGIGEGVLRRMAIDYVTSTGFLKLVESDPMFRQNPGSTLVEILAPSKEYINRLKA encoded by the coding sequence GTGCGTACCATTTACATTCGCAAACTCCGATTTGAAGAAGCTCGGACAAAACTCGAGAGAGAACTCCATGAAGCCTTTATGGATGGGGAAACCTATGTGGAAATCCTACATGGGATTGGGGAAGGGGTATTACGCCGAATGGCGATTGACTACGTGACCTCCACAGGGTTTTTGAAATTAGTGGAATCCGACCCAATGTTTCGACAGAACCCAGGTAGTACTCTTGTCGAAATCCTCGCGCCTTCCAAAGAATACATCAATCGATTGAAAGCATGA
- the cimA gene encoding (R)-citramalate synthase CimA gives MTEPNSKIEILDVTLRDGEQTNGVSFSWQQKLNITKHLLKDLKTDRVEIASARVSPGEFEAVGKIIDWAKGEGLQDRIEILGFVDSDKTVEWMKGTGVKVLNLLTKGSLNHLTNQLRKTPEEHFSDIKQTVDFAREAGITVNVYLEDWSNGYLHSRDYVIQYLQTVSKFPIKRFYLADTLGVLSPEEVRTAVTDLVGLFPNLWFEFHGHNDYDLAVANCLEAVKAGVRGLHVAVNGLGERAGNSPLEAVVTALHDKTKFRTSVVEKEITSASRLVEVFSGKRISDNRPIVGEDVFTQTAGVHADGDKKGNLYANPILPERFGRSRVYALGKLAGKASITENLKQLGMVLSPEIEKKVLERVIELGDQNKTVTKEDLPYIISDITGENLESSFRIETCTVTSGIGVKPKAEVKVKYQGNLYEGKGEGDGGYDAFMNALGTILKTLKIQIPKLFDYEVRIPPGGNTNALVETVITWKKEGDNHPIRTIGIDSDQQVAAVKATERMLHIILGNV, from the coding sequence ATGACAGAACCAAATTCCAAAATAGAAATTCTAGACGTAACGTTACGTGATGGGGAACAAACCAATGGTGTTTCTTTCTCTTGGCAACAGAAATTAAATATCACCAAACACCTTTTAAAGGATCTAAAAACTGATAGAGTGGAAATTGCAAGTGCGAGAGTTTCCCCAGGGGAATTTGAAGCAGTTGGGAAAATCATCGATTGGGCAAAAGGGGAAGGTCTTCAGGACAGGATCGAAATTTTAGGATTTGTTGACTCAGACAAAACTGTGGAGTGGATGAAAGGCACTGGAGTGAAGGTACTAAACCTTTTGACAAAAGGGTCACTAAACCACCTAACAAACCAACTTCGAAAAACTCCCGAAGAACATTTTTCCGATATCAAACAAACAGTGGATTTTGCTCGAGAAGCAGGGATCACAGTGAATGTCTATTTAGAAGACTGGTCCAATGGATATTTACATTCCAGAGACTATGTCATTCAGTATTTACAAACCGTTTCAAAGTTTCCCATCAAACGATTTTATCTTGCTGATACTTTAGGTGTATTATCACCAGAAGAAGTGAGAACGGCTGTGACCGATCTTGTTGGCCTTTTTCCCAATTTATGGTTTGAGTTTCATGGGCATAATGATTATGACCTAGCAGTTGCGAATTGTTTAGAGGCAGTGAAGGCGGGAGTTCGGGGACTTCATGTCGCAGTGAATGGACTTGGGGAACGCGCAGGGAATTCTCCATTAGAAGCTGTGGTAACAGCACTCCATGACAAAACAAAATTTAGAACCTCTGTTGTCGAAAAAGAAATCACAAGTGCTTCTAGGCTAGTAGAAGTATTTTCTGGAAAACGAATCTCGGATAACAGACCCATTGTGGGAGAAGATGTTTTCACACAAACGGCAGGTGTCCATGCCGATGGAGACAAAAAAGGGAATTTATATGCCAATCCCATCCTTCCGGAACGTTTTGGAAGGAGTCGCGTGTATGCACTCGGCAAGTTAGCCGGGAAAGCGAGTATCACTGAAAACTTAAAACAATTGGGTATGGTTCTCTCACCGGAAATTGAGAAAAAAGTTTTGGAGCGAGTGATTGAACTTGGGGACCAAAACAAAACTGTCACAAAAGAAGATTTACCCTACATCATTTCTGATATCACTGGGGAAAACTTAGAATCTAGTTTTCGGATCGAAACATGCACTGTAACAAGTGGCATTGGAGTGAAACCCAAAGCCGAAGTGAAAGTGAAATACCAAGGAAATCTCTATGAAGGAAAAGGGGAAGGGGACGGGGGGTACGATGCGTTTATGAATGCCCTCGGAACCATCTTAAAAACCTTGAAGATCCAAATCCCAAAACTCTTTGATTATGAAGTGAGGATTCCACCTGGTGGGAATACAAATGCCCTTGTGGAAACTGTCATCACCTGGAAAAAAGAGGGAGACAATCACCCGATCCGCACCATCGGAATTGACTCGGACCAACAAGTTGCCGCAGTGAAAGCCACCGAACGAATGTTACATATCATCCTTGGGAATGTATGA
- the pth gene encoding aminoacyl-tRNA hydrolase: MNHFLIVGLGNPGDKYKNTRHNIGFMILDALASEFSVSFKDAKKYAETTLIWEGDKIHLLKPLEFMNLSGKATQTLANLYKIPPSQILVVQDEVDLPFGKIKNKIGGGTAGHNGLKDIVAKLGSQDFHRLRFGVGKPEKGGMEVADFVLQNFNAEEKTQLQTLIKDSVSKIEDWIRTSRNLLLKETKA, encoded by the coding sequence ATGAACCACTTTTTAATTGTTGGTCTTGGAAATCCGGGAGATAAATACAAAAATACCCGCCATAATATTGGGTTTATGATCTTAGATGCTTTGGCTTCTGAATTTAGTGTCTCCTTTAAAGACGCCAAAAAATATGCAGAAACCACTCTTATCTGGGAAGGGGATAAAATCCATTTACTGAAACCCTTGGAGTTTATGAATCTTTCGGGCAAAGCAACACAAACTCTTGCCAATTTGTACAAAATCCCTCCCTCTCAAATCCTTGTGGTCCAAGACGAAGTCGATTTGCCATTTGGAAAAATCAAAAACAAAATCGGCGGAGGAACTGCTGGCCATAATGGTCTAAAAGACATCGTGGCAAAACTCGGGTCCCAAGATTTTCATCGTCTGCGGTTTGGTGTGGGCAAACCCGAAAAAGGGGGGATGGAAGTGGCTGACTTTGTTCTGCAAAACTTCAATGCAGAAGAAAAAACACAGTTGCAAACACTCATCAAAGACTCTGTTTCCAAAATCGAAGATTGGATCCGAACGAGTCGTAACCTTCTTTTAAAAGAAACCAAGGCATAA
- a CDS encoding YqaA family protein, translated as MSKEQETSINLRTLFLQTIFSIVIVLAIVFGLAYFFRRELLGFSEHFVRIFGFLGLFIGMILSDSLPAFVPPDAFLMLAITGEMDPLKTILSMSVGSIIGGTFAYFIGLYLIPRFHLGRQMVLHYEDKLLPYIRKYGFGAVVLSALTPIPYSWMAYTVGTFKMPYRLFFLGSLFRFVRISVYFYAMYIGWITGG; from the coding sequence ATGTCAAAAGAACAAGAAACTTCCATCAATCTACGAACCTTATTTTTACAAACCATCTTCTCTATTGTGATCGTTCTCGCCATTGTGTTTGGCCTTGCCTATTTTTTCCGAAGGGAACTACTCGGCTTTAGCGAACACTTTGTACGTATTTTTGGGTTCCTTGGTTTATTTATAGGAATGATCCTCTCGGATAGCCTTCCAGCCTTTGTACCGCCCGATGCTTTTTTGATGTTAGCGATTACCGGTGAGATGGACCCACTAAAAACCATCTTATCGATGTCAGTCGGAAGTATCATCGGGGGAACCTTCGCATATTTCATTGGTCTCTATTTGATTCCCAGATTCCATTTGGGCCGCCAGATGGTTTTACACTATGAAGACAAACTTCTGCCTTACATTCGAAAGTATGGATTTGGTGCAGTGGTTCTTAGTGCACTCACTCCCATTCCCTATTCTTGGATGGCATATACCGTAGGTACTTTTAAGATGCCATACCGTTTGTTTTTTTTAGGGTCCCTCTTTCGGTTTGTTCGTATCTCTGTTTATTTTTATGCAATGTACATCGGTTGGATTACGGGAGGCTAA
- a CDS encoding replication-associated recombination protein A produces MDSLFSNSKQVPLAHLVRPKTWSEFVGQTKVVSALRSITKPTSILFYGPPGTGKTTLAHLLAESWKLEKRYLSCVTSGVKEVREVLEEGKRLGTIVLFLDEIHRFSSSQQDALLSAVEEGEIILIAATTENPSFRVNKALLSRMLVYRLTTLTEEEEDQIFSACLTKQNTNRTIPEGVKQELFRRSAGDARKLLGYLERILSATKEGEEVTEERLSLILGDTLVTYDKNSESHYDIISAFIKSLRGSDPDAALFYLALMLEGGEDPLFIARRLVIFSSEDVGNASVHALPLAIATWQAVERVGMPEGRIPLGQCTTFLASVPKSNASYTAINEALAFVKARNRSFQIPNHLRNAPTATHRNEGAGEGYKYPHDFPGHFLKERYFPESFYPNPPSFYSPSNQGMEKNLKEQLERLWGDRY; encoded by the coding sequence TTGGATTCCCTGTTTTCTAATTCCAAACAAGTGCCTCTTGCCCATCTCGTGCGGCCTAAAACTTGGTCCGAATTTGTGGGCCAAACAAAAGTGGTCTCTGCTTTACGATCCATAACAAAACCAACATCCATTTTATTCTACGGTCCTCCCGGAACTGGAAAAACCACACTTGCCCATCTGCTTGCTGAATCATGGAAATTGGAAAAGCGGTATTTGAGTTGTGTGACAAGTGGTGTCAAAGAAGTGAGGGAAGTGTTAGAAGAAGGGAAACGTCTCGGCACCATTGTCCTTTTTTTGGATGAGATCCACAGGTTTTCCTCCTCCCAACAAGATGCATTATTATCAGCTGTGGAAGAAGGGGAGATCATCCTCATCGCTGCGACCACAGAAAACCCAAGTTTTCGGGTGAATAAGGCACTCCTTTCCCGAATGCTTGTCTACAGGCTCACCACTCTCACCGAAGAAGAAGAGGACCAAATTTTTTCCGCATGCCTCACCAAACAAAACACAAACCGAACGATTCCAGAAGGAGTCAAACAGGAACTTTTTCGAAGGAGTGCAGGGGATGCACGTAAACTCCTTGGGTATCTAGAACGAATCTTAAGTGCCACAAAGGAAGGGGAAGAGGTTACAGAAGAAAGGTTGTCCCTTATCCTTGGAGATACCCTTGTGACCTATGATAAAAATAGTGAAAGCCATTATGATATCATTTCTGCCTTTATCAAATCCCTTCGAGGCAGTGATCCGGATGCTGCCTTGTTTTATTTGGCGCTGATGCTCGAGGGTGGGGAAGACCCTCTCTTTATTGCCAGAAGACTGGTAATCTTTTCGAGTGAAGATGTCGGAAATGCAAGTGTCCATGCGTTACCCCTTGCGATTGCCACTTGGCAAGCGGTGGAACGAGTGGGAATGCCAGAAGGAAGGATCCCTCTTGGGCAATGTACCACTTTCCTTGCCTCTGTTCCGAAATCTAATGCGAGTTATACGGCGATAAATGAAGCATTGGCCTTTGTGAAGGCAAGGAATCGTTCCTTCCAAATCCCAAACCACTTACGAAATGCGCCTACTGCCACTCATCGTAACGAAGGAGCGGGAGAGGGTTACAAGTACCCGCATGATTTTCCAGGACATTTCCTGAAAGAACGATACTTCCCAGAGTCCTTTTATCCGAACCCACCAAGCTTTTATTCACCCTCCAACCAAGGGATGGAGAAAAATCTGAAAGAACAATTGGAAAGGTTATGGGGAGACCGTTATTGA
- a CDS encoding NADH-quinone oxidoreductase subunit A: MGSAPDSFAPILLQLLLGVGFSALILSLAFLLNPKKKSKPQDTFECGVTYYGDARGLFNIKFYLVAVLFILFDIEAVFLYPWAVNLIGFKEAGLGTFFLFEMFFFLLILVVGLYYIWKKGALEWD; this comes from the coding sequence ATGGGATCCGCACCGGATAGTTTTGCACCAATCCTCTTACAACTTTTGCTCGGAGTCGGTTTCTCCGCTCTGATCTTATCACTTGCCTTTCTTTTAAACCCAAAGAAAAAATCAAAACCACAAGATACCTTTGAATGTGGAGTCACCTATTATGGAGATGCGAGAGGACTTTTTAATATCAAGTTTTACTTGGTAGCAGTCCTCTTTATCCTCTTTGATATTGAAGCTGTGTTTTTATACCCTTGGGCTGTGAATCTAATTGGATTCAAAGAAGCAGGACTAGGAACGTTTTTTCTTTTTGAAATGTTTTTCTTTTTACTCATCCTTGTGGTGGGTCTATATTATATCTGGAAAAAAGGAGCACTGGAATGGGATTAA
- a CDS encoding NADH-quinone oxidoreductase subunit B: MGLTETLSKPGEMFGDMFQVATLDNVVQWGQSFSLWPYPFATACCGIEYMSTSCADYDIARFGAERPSFSPRQADMILVLGTITYKMAPVLRQIYDQLAEPKFVISVGACASSGGMFHTYGVLQGVDRILPVDVYVPGCPPRPEALLDALVKLQKKVQSQGLEARRQEVMKKIQEINERNKPLVVA; encoded by the coding sequence ATGGGATTAACAGAAACACTATCCAAACCGGGTGAGATGTTTGGTGACATGTTCCAAGTTGCCACACTCGACAATGTGGTACAATGGGGGCAAAGTTTTTCTTTGTGGCCTTATCCTTTTGCGACCGCTTGTTGTGGAATCGAATACATGAGTACTTCTTGTGCCGATTATGACATCGCGCGTTTTGGTGCCGAAAGGCCTTCCTTTTCTCCTCGCCAAGCAGACATGATTTTAGTTCTCGGAACCATCACTTATAAAATGGCTCCCGTATTACGCCAGATATACGACCAATTGGCTGAACCTAAATTTGTGATTTCTGTGGGAGCTTGTGCTTCTTCCGGTGGGATGTTTCACACCTATGGTGTGTTACAAGGTGTAGACCGTATTCTCCCCGTGGATGTGTATGTTCCAGGTTGTCCTCCCAGACCAGAAGCACTACTTGATGCGCTTGTAAAGTTACAGAAAAAAGTCCAAAGCCAAGGTTTGGAAGCTCGCCGCCAAGAAGTCATGAAAAAGATCCAAGAGATCAACGAACGTAACAAACCCCTCGTAGTGGCATGA
- a CDS encoding NADH-quinone oxidoreductase subunit C, whose translation MKEKLTEFIQTQWKDSLLPQRDINTNLLYFSIQKESLPTVVQTLKDHPEFAFTFLNDLTSIDWLGKREPRFEVVYLLRSPSNNHFRFQLRVPVGEGESVPSIAGIFPAANWPEREVFDLMGIPFSNHPRMERLIMPDNFVGHPLRKDYPLEGPGQDYLIEDLLTIHVEEDITG comes from the coding sequence ATGAAAGAAAAACTAACCGAATTTATCCAAACTCAATGGAAAGATAGTTTGCTCCCGCAAAGGGACATAAACACCAATCTTCTCTACTTTAGCATCCAAAAGGAAAGCCTACCTACCGTTGTACAGACGTTAAAGGATCACCCTGAGTTTGCTTTTACTTTTTTGAATGACCTCACTTCTATCGATTGGTTAGGAAAACGGGAACCGAGATTTGAAGTGGTATACCTCCTTCGTTCTCCGAGTAACAATCACTTTCGATTCCAACTCCGTGTTCCTGTGGGAGAAGGGGAATCAGTTCCAAGCATAGCGGGAATTTTCCCGGCAGCCAATTGGCCGGAACGAGAAGTATTTGATCTTATGGGGATTCCGTTTTCAAACCACCCAAGAATGGAACGACTCATTATGCCTGATAACTTTGTGGGCCACCCACTCAGGAAAGACTACCCACTCGAAGGCCCAGGCCAAGATTACCTCATCGAGGATTTACTGACCATTCACGTAGAAGAGGATATTACCGGTTAG
- a CDS encoding NADH-quinone oxidoreductase subunit D: MVMYEKTAEHFGQKFKDLPEGHLLVNLGPSHPATHGILQNVIQIDGERVVDTESVIGYVHRCFEKLGERYDYNQFLVCTDRMNYVSTPLNNIGWILTVEKMMQIQVPDRVTYVRMIISELSRIMDHIICNGIMGVDLGAFSGLLHLFHHRENIYQILEKLTGARLTTTFCRVGGMERDIYPEFQSEIKLILKGLKPALDEFEELLIRNKIFNERTKGIGGISSERAIAYGFSGPNLRAAGVPWDVRKDDPYMFYDKVDFDIPVGEDGSALDRTLVRMEEMRQSMRIIEQLIDGIPEGPYHADVPHTFLPPKDRVYHNMEELIYHFKIIMHGVKVPPGEYYHATEAANGELGFYVVSEGEKSPWRVHVRRPCFWYYQAFPEMVKGGLLADTIATMSSLNVIAGELDC; the protein is encoded by the coding sequence ATGGTAATGTACGAAAAAACAGCCGAACACTTTGGCCAAAAATTCAAAGACCTACCAGAAGGTCATTTACTCGTTAACTTAGGACCAAGCCATCCTGCTACCCATGGAATTTTACAAAACGTAATCCAGATTGATGGAGAACGAGTTGTTGACACCGAATCTGTGATTGGCTATGTACACCGTTGTTTTGAAAAATTAGGAGAACGTTACGACTATAACCAGTTCTTAGTTTGTACGGATCGAATGAACTATGTATCCACTCCTTTGAACAACATCGGTTGGATCCTCACAGTGGAAAAGATGATGCAAATCCAAGTCCCTGATCGTGTGACATACGTTCGTATGATCATCTCCGAACTTTCAAGGATCATGGACCATATCATTTGTAATGGGATTATGGGTGTGGACCTTGGGGCATTTTCTGGGTTATTACACCTTTTCCACCACCGAGAAAACATTTACCAAATTTTAGAGAAACTCACGGGAGCTCGCCTCACGACCACCTTCTGCCGAGTGGGGGGAATGGAACGAGATATTTACCCGGAATTCCAATCCGAAATCAAACTCATTCTAAAGGGATTAAAACCAGCGTTAGACGAATTTGAAGAACTACTCATCAGGAACAAAATCTTCAATGAAAGAACGAAAGGCATTGGTGGGATTTCTTCCGAACGTGCGATTGCTTACGGTTTTTCGGGACCAAATTTACGCGCTGCAGGTGTCCCTTGGGACGTTCGTAAAGATGACCCTTATATGTTCTATGATAAGGTGGATTTTGACATTCCAGTGGGAGAGGACGGTTCCGCTCTTGACAGGACTCTGGTTCGTATGGAAGAGATGCGCCAGTCAATGCGGATCATCGAACAGCTAATTGACGGTATCCCTGAAGGTCCTTATCATGCAGATGTACCACACACTTTCCTTCCACCCAAAGACCGTGTGTATCACAATATGGAAGAACTCATTTACCATTTTAAGATCATTATGCACGGAGTGAAAGTTCCGCCAGGGGAATATTACCATGCCACAGAAGCTGCGAATGGAGAACTTGGATTCTATGTAGTATCGGAAGGGGAAAAATCTCCTTGGCGGGTACATGTGAGACGTCCATGTTTTTGGTACTACCAAGCGTTCCCAGAAATGGTGAAAGGTGGACTTTTGGCAGATACCATTGCGACAATGTCCTCACTCAATGTCATTGCAGGGGAGCTTGATTGTTAA
- a CDS encoding NADH-quinone oxidoreductase subunit NuoE family protein — MAYQFSQESEKRFQRLIPQFPSKRSLILPCLFLLQADKGFVDTEGMQYIADRIGEPVSLAHVHGVATFYTMYNKKPVGKFHIQICANISCYLAGSDSITEHVCSKLGIEKGETSKDKKYTVDEVQCLGACGFGPVAQINDKYYENLTPESIEKILSELEKEG, encoded by the coding sequence ATGGCGTATCAATTTTCACAAGAATCGGAAAAAAGATTCCAAAGACTCATCCCACAATTTCCAAGCAAACGATCTCTCATTTTGCCATGTCTTTTTTTATTACAAGCTGACAAAGGTTTTGTGGATACAGAAGGGATGCAATACATCGCCGATCGGATTGGTGAACCAGTTTCTTTGGCACATGTGCACGGTGTGGCTACATTTTACACCATGTACAATAAAAAACCAGTTGGGAAATTCCATATCCAAATTTGTGCCAATATCTCTTGTTATCTGGCAGGTTCTGACTCCATCACGGAACACGTGTGTTCTAAATTAGGAATCGAAAAAGGGGAAACCTCAAAGGACAAAAAATACACTGTGGATGAAGTGCAGTGCCTTGGGGCTTGTGGGTTTGGACCAGTCGCTCAGATCAATGATAAGTATTATGAAAATTTAACTCCAGAATCCATCGAAAAGATTCTTTCTGAATTGGAAAAAGAAGGATAA